From Caretta caretta isolate rCarCar2 chromosome 14, rCarCar1.hap1, whole genome shotgun sequence, the proteins below share one genomic window:
- the SIRT7 gene encoding NAD-dependent protein deacetylase sirtuin-7 isoform X2, protein MAAGGSLSRAERKAAARAEILQQEEQRDRRRQVSRVLRKPAGERSPEESLLLGECEDIVRELERRRMKREGLRRRQEEVCDEPEELKRKVIELAAAVRSAKHLVIYTGAGISTAASIPDYRGPNGVWTLLQKGRSIRATDLSEAEPTLTHMSIACLHKHNLVQHVVSQNCDGLHLRSGLPQAAISELHGNMYIEVLKKYPRLWCMSKPPSRRPKLYIVNLQWTPKDDLAALKLHGKCDDVMRLLMEELGLEIPCYDRTKDPIFSLAIPLGPGEEGSHSRRPVAPPWSLEEAQMQEQQREPASQLSLSLSGGWFGRGCAKGSKKKKVN, encoded by the exons ATGGCGGCTGGCGGGAGCCTGAGCCGGGCGGAGCGGAAAGCGGCAGCTCGAGCCGAGatcctgcagcaggaggagcagcggGACCGGCGCAGACAG GTGTCCCGGGTCCTGAGGAAGCCGGCGGGGGAGCGGAGCCCGGAGGAGAGCCTGCTCCTGGGCGAGTGCGAGGACATCGTGCGGGAGCTGGAGCGGCGGCGCATGAAGCGCGAGGGGCTGCGCAGGAGGCAGGAGGAG GTTTGTGATGAACCAGAGGAATTAAAGAGAAAGGTCATTGAGCTGGCTGCAGCTGTCCGAAGTGCGAAACACCTGGTCATCTATACAGGAGCTGGGATCAGCACG GCAGCTTCAATCCCTGACTACAGGGGTCCTAATGGAGTCTGGACATTACTGCAGAAAGGGAGGAGTATCAG GGCTACAGATCTGAGTGAAGCGGAGCCCACGCTCACCCATATGAGCATTGCCTGCTTACACAAGCACAACCTG GTACAGCATGTGGTGTCTCAGAACTGTGATGGTCTCCATCTACGGAGTGGGTTACCCCAAGCAGCAATATCTGAGCTTCATGGAAACATGTACATAGAG GTTTTGAAAAAGTATCCACGTCTTTGGTGCATGAGCAAACCCCCCAGTCGCCGTCCAAAACTCTACATTGTGAACCTGCAG TGGACTCCAAAGGATGATCTGGCTGCCCTAAAACTGCATGGGAAATGTGATGATGTTATGAGATTACTGATGGAAGAACTTGGTCTGGAGATCCCATGCTATGACAG AACAAAGGACCCTATCTTCTCTCTGGCTATCCCCCTTGGCCCCGGTGAGGAAGGCAGTCACAGCCGGAGACCTGTGGCACCACCATGGAGCCTGGAGGAGGCGCAGATGCAAGAGCAGCAGCGAGAGCCAGCTTCTcagctcagcctctctctctcaggggGCTGGTTTGGCAGGGGTTGTGCAAAAGGCTccaagaagaaaaaagtaaattgA
- the SIRT7 gene encoding NAD-dependent protein deacetylase sirtuin-7 isoform X1, whose translation MAAGGSLSRAERKAAARAEILQQEEQRDRRRQVSRVLRKPAGERSPEESLLLGECEDIVRELERRRMKREGLRRRQEEVCDEPEELKRKVIELAAAVRSAKHLVIYTGAGISTAASIPDYRGPNGVWTLLQKGRSIRATDLSEAEPTLTHMSIACLHKHNLVQHVVSQNCDGLHLRSGLPQAAISELHGNMYIEVCTFCTPNREYVRMFDVTERTALHRHHTGRMCHKCGAQLRDTIVHFGEKGTLREPLNWEAATEAASKADVILCLGSSLKVLKKYPRLWCMSKPPSRRPKLYIVNLQWTPKDDLAALKLHGKCDDVMRLLMEELGLEIPCYDRTKDPIFSLAIPLGPGEEGSHSRRPVAPPWSLEEAQMQEQQREPASQLSLSLSGGWFGRGCAKGSKKKKVN comes from the exons ATGGCGGCTGGCGGGAGCCTGAGCCGGGCGGAGCGGAAAGCGGCAGCTCGAGCCGAGatcctgcagcaggaggagcagcggGACCGGCGCAGACAG GTGTCCCGGGTCCTGAGGAAGCCGGCGGGGGAGCGGAGCCCGGAGGAGAGCCTGCTCCTGGGCGAGTGCGAGGACATCGTGCGGGAGCTGGAGCGGCGGCGCATGAAGCGCGAGGGGCTGCGCAGGAGGCAGGAGGAG GTTTGTGATGAACCAGAGGAATTAAAGAGAAAGGTCATTGAGCTGGCTGCAGCTGTCCGAAGTGCGAAACACCTGGTCATCTATACAGGAGCTGGGATCAGCACG GCAGCTTCAATCCCTGACTACAGGGGTCCTAATGGAGTCTGGACATTACTGCAGAAAGGGAGGAGTATCAG GGCTACAGATCTGAGTGAAGCGGAGCCCACGCTCACCCATATGAGCATTGCCTGCTTACACAAGCACAACCTG GTACAGCATGTGGTGTCTCAGAACTGTGATGGTCTCCATCTACGGAGTGGGTTACCCCAAGCAGCAATATCTGAGCTTCATGGAAACATGTACATAGAG GTCTGTACTTTCTGCACACCCAATAGAGAATATGTGCGAATGTTTGATGTGACGGAGCGCACAGCCCTGCACAGACATCATACAGGCAGGATGTGCCATAAGTGTGGGGCACAGCTGAGAGACACAATCGTCCATTTCGGGGAGAAGGGGACCTTGAGGGAACCTCTGAACTGGGAAGCAGCAACAGAGGCTGCAAGCAAAGCAGATGTGATTCTGTGTCTGGGTTCCAGCTTAAAG GTTTTGAAAAAGTATCCACGTCTTTGGTGCATGAGCAAACCCCCCAGTCGCCGTCCAAAACTCTACATTGTGAACCTGCAG TGGACTCCAAAGGATGATCTGGCTGCCCTAAAACTGCATGGGAAATGTGATGATGTTATGAGATTACTGATGGAAGAACTTGGTCTGGAGATCCCATGCTATGACAG AACAAAGGACCCTATCTTCTCTCTGGCTATCCCCCTTGGCCCCGGTGAGGAAGGCAGTCACAGCCGGAGACCTGTGGCACCACCATGGAGCCTGGAGGAGGCGCAGATGCAAGAGCAGCAGCGAGAGCCAGCTTCTcagctcagcctctctctctcaggggGCTGGTTTGGCAGGGGTTGTGCAAAAGGCTccaagaagaaaaaagtaaattgA